The following proteins are co-located in the Eublepharis macularius isolate TG4126 chromosome 5, MPM_Emac_v1.0, whole genome shotgun sequence genome:
- the CTXN1 gene encoding cortexin-1, which produces MGDASTLDYELLSPGRSEPGPGALGMDAEQKTVFAFVIFLLVFLVMLMVRCFRILLDPYSRMPASSWTDHKEGLERGQFDYALV; this is translated from the coding sequence ATGGGTGACGCCTCGACCTTGGATTATGAACTGCTGTCCCCAGGACGGTCAGAGCCCGGCCCCGGCGCCCTCGGAATGGATGCGGAGCAGAAGACGGTTTTCGCCTTCGTCATCTTCCTGCTGGTCTTCTTGGTAATGCTGATGGTGCGCTGCTTCCGAATTTTGCTGGATCCTTACAGTCGGATGCCCGCCTCGTCCTGGACTGACCACAAAGAGGGACTGGAAAGGGGCCAGTTTGATTATGCTCTCGTATAG